The Candidatus Omnitrophota bacterium nucleotide sequence AGCCTGTCCGAGCGCGAAGTCATCGGATTTGGCGGCACAGCGGGGTACGACTCCACGCTGAATGGCAAGGTGCTCGACTTGGCAGTTCGCGAGGCCGTGAACACCCTGGTCGCCGGTATCGACAGTGGCGCCTGGCGCCCTGCACCTTGATATTCCACGCCTCTTCTTTAGGAAAATCCATGAAAAATTTACGAGTCGGCGCTGCCGGCGTATTGCTGCTGTCTGTCGTTTTGGGAGGGTGTGCGACCAAACCCACATCCTTGTACCAATGGCAGGGTTATCAAAACAATGTCGATGCCTATTTCCGGGCAGACAAGCTGAGTCCCGATGCGCAAACCCAGCTGATGGAATCAGATTTGCAAAAAATCCAGGCCAGCGGTGGAGCGGTCCCCCCGGGCTACTACGCCCACCTGGGCTTGCTCTATGGACAGCAGGGCAAGCTGGACCAATTCGCGCTGCAAATGCAAGCGGAGAAAAAACAGTACCCTGAATCTGAAACGTTCATGGATTTCCTGTTGCGCAACTTTAAGAAATAGGAGATTTATATGTACTTCACAAGCT carries:
- a CDS encoding DUF4810 domain-containing protein, whose translation is MKNLRVGAAGVLLLSVVLGGCATKPTSLYQWQGYQNNVDAYFRADKLSPDAQTQLMESDLQKIQASGGAVPPGYYAHLGLLYGQQGKLDQFALQMQAEKKQYPESETFMDFLLRNFKK